In Acinetobacter radioresistens DSM 6976 = NBRC 102413 = CIP 103788, one DNA window encodes the following:
- a CDS encoding outer membrane beta-barrel protein, producing MTYLKRSIAALLFSGTALSAVANSNYYSDRTLWDVYPYLGIDVQNIDYWASRDRIDMIGVVGGLQFNDYLGLELNWSQNTGKVGILNEGQFSEEIKIKHYGVGVTFQADLYQRLYAKSYVGYGKIEAEKVFKEDVITAKLGLGYQISPDFAVEATYNNSFTNDPIKGYANSNGAGIQLKYYF from the coding sequence ATGACTTATCTCAAGCGTAGTATTGCAGCACTTCTTTTTTCTGGTACAGCTTTAAGCGCCGTGGCAAATAGTAATTACTATTCAGATCGTACATTGTGGGATGTTTACCCATACTTGGGAATTGATGTGCAGAATATAGACTATTGGGCGAGTAGAGATCGTATTGATATGATCGGGGTCGTTGGTGGTTTGCAATTTAATGATTATTTGGGTTTGGAGTTAAACTGGTCGCAAAACACTGGCAAGGTTGGAATCCTGAATGAAGGTCAATTTTCAGAAGAAATCAAGATCAAGCACTACGGCGTAGGTGTGACATTTCAAGCTGATCTATATCAACGTTTGTATGCCAAATCCTATGTTGGCTATGGCAAGATTGAAGCTGAGAAAGTATTTAAGGAAGATGTGATCACCGCCAAACTAGGTCTGGGTTATCAAATAAGTCCTGACTTCGCAGTAGAGGCCACCTATAACAACAGCTTTACAAATGATCCGATTAAAGGCTATGCGAACAGCAACGGCGCGGGTATCCAGTTAAAATATTATTTCTAA
- a CDS encoding replication initiation protein, translating into MTPTPFECINVFYLKMIKTMNKKEGTDATDFSITNPADFNIVKTDQSFVHIKHNITIRQYKFWHLIIKSFGEQLENGIEPDSNGFFYQSIKEISDFIGYEVVRSELKNDLEGLRIAPIVVNYLEKDGLPAEHFMGFISEYKVLSKRVGFRLPSVIESIVRNKQQNQQMFLLLNWDIFNSFSGKYEAIIYKLCRDYVGVGRTPNFTLEKYREYMGVEDTEYKEFKELNRWVIKKPVGELNKSELCDIEIDVVFEKKGRSVVGLYFKVKYARQNLLELPLTLEDSAFKDALINIPILDQRKYLDQFDSEEIHASISRANAYIEDLKSKNKEVKIGAIYHKAISERWGLTELEEEKLKEREQEEKIRKQNLAKQKKKEQELEAAKRKEQDEKLLTDFLLLDDMIKHNLILKMIENFKKIKKVHMLMWDLYNEHGFDAHNQSEVFKGNLLAVIKEHFQHTDQPINGVLF; encoded by the coding sequence TTGACACCTACACCATTTGAATGTATAAATGTTTTTTATTTGAAAATGATAAAAACCATGAACAAAAAAGAGGGTACTGATGCTACTGATTTTAGTATCACAAATCCTGCCGATTTTAATATCGTAAAAACGGATCAATCATTTGTTCACATCAAGCACAATATCACCATTCGCCAATATAAATTTTGGCACCTAATTATTAAATCATTTGGTGAACAGCTTGAGAACGGCATTGAACCAGATAGCAATGGATTTTTTTATCAGTCAATCAAGGAAATTTCAGATTTCATTGGCTATGAAGTCGTTCGCTCAGAATTGAAAAATGATCTTGAGGGTTTAAGGATTGCACCTATTGTTGTCAATTACCTTGAAAAAGATGGTTTGCCTGCTGAACACTTCATGGGTTTTATTAGCGAATATAAAGTTCTAAGTAAGCGGGTCGGATTCCGATTACCCTCAGTAATAGAAAGCATCGTAAGAAATAAACAACAGAATCAGCAAATGTTCCTTTTATTAAACTGGGATATTTTTAATAGTTTCTCAGGTAAATATGAGGCAATTATCTACAAGCTATGCCGCGATTATGTCGGTGTTGGTCGCACACCTAACTTTACTCTTGAGAAGTATAGAGAGTATATGGGAGTTGAAGATACTGAGTACAAGGAATTCAAGGAGCTGAACCGTTGGGTTATCAAAAAGCCTGTAGGTGAACTCAATAAAAGTGAGCTTTGTGATATTGAGATTGATGTTGTATTTGAGAAGAAAGGAAGAAGTGTAGTTGGGCTATATTTCAAAGTAAAATATGCTCGACAAAACCTTCTCGAACTACCGCTTACATTGGAAGATTCAGCATTTAAAGATGCGTTAATTAATATACCTATTCTTGATCAACGCAAATATTTAGATCAATTTGACAGTGAAGAAATTCATGCAAGTATTTCCAGAGCTAATGCTTATATTGAAGATTTAAAATCGAAAAATAAGGAAGTTAAAATCGGTGCTATTTATCATAAAGCTATCAGTGAGCGTTGGGGCTTAACTGAATTAGAAGAAGAAAAATTAAAAGAAAGAGAACAAGAGGAAAAAATTAGGAAGCAAAATTTAGCTAAGCAGAAAAAGAAAGAACAAGAGCTTGAAGCTGCTAAACGTAAAGAGCAAGATGAAAAACTGCTGACAGACTTCTTACTATTGGATGATATGATTAAACATAACCTTATTTTAAAGATGATAGAAAATTTTAAAAAGATAAAAAAAGTTCATATGTTAATGTGGGATTTATATAATGAGCATGGCTTTGATGCACATAACCAATCAGAAGTATTTAAGGGTAATCTGTTGGCAGTCATCAAAGAACATTTTCAGCATACAGATCAGCCTATCAACGGCGTACTTTTTTAA
- a CDS encoding plasmid fertility inhibition factor family protein: MKSNILVPLRTHYAHLKKLEIFKLEEKFSNFYKAPETPVLTSINHKSAVWEIALANSQTCSMRCDFGAIDQQIYVVMVDALKFYYYWLISSLYEENLRRSNHCVLIKDMPQDYKYKDAADGFANIDSPVPLANLSAGYVDDRPYIGFTNGVTRTFWLLANGAKSFPVEVYYEDAAKHLYDFAGIGEPPISYQHLQDRHDVITPYNLTNETLKKLKDTGVIKI, from the coding sequence ATGAAAAGTAATATTTTGGTTCCGCTTAGAACGCATTACGCCCACTTAAAAAAACTTGAAATCTTCAAGCTTGAGGAAAAATTTTCAAATTTTTATAAAGCTCCTGAAACGCCTGTTTTAACTTCGATTAACCATAAATCTGCTGTCTGGGAGATTGCACTTGCAAACTCTCAAACATGCAGTATGCGCTGCGATTTTGGGGCCATTGATCAACAGATTTATGTTGTTATGGTTGATGCACTCAAGTTTTATTACTACTGGCTAATATCGTCTTTATATGAGGAAAACTTACGGCGATCAAATCACTGTGTACTGATCAAAGACATGCCACAGGATTATAAGTACAAAGACGCTGCTGATGGATTCGCCAATATTGATAGTCCAGTACCATTAGCGAACTTATCGGCAGGATATGTTGATGATCGGCCCTACATAGGCTTTACGAATGGTGTTACTCGTACCTTTTGGCTTTTAGCGAATGGGGCTAAATCTTTTCCTGTTGAGGTTTATTATGAAGATGCAGCAAAGCATCTGTATGACTTCGCAGGGATCGGTGAGCCTCCTATTAGCTATCAGCATCTTCAAGATCGTCATGACGTTATCACGCCGTATAACCTGACCAATGAAACCTTGAAAAAGTTGAAAGATACCGGCGTGATTAAAATATAA
- a CDS encoding single-stranded DNA-binding protein, whose protein sequence is MQTISISNVMGHIGSDPVFSTLPNGTLKTTVSIATNIGTGDKQKTQWHTAIFWGKAAEAAQKLKKGDGLYVTGVLEYRKWTDANTGAPREKSEINVQQFSKVDNPLQTINQINILGNLGSDAQFKAFSDNARTTISIATNSGYGDKQKTQWHTVILWGIAAEITSKLKKGDSLFVSGYIDYRKWIDTNSGQNREKAEIHAQQFSIISGETGQISSHSKGNAQQQPKQSQGYANLNNQGNANAEPHPQDFAPFDPNYSPEDLGNVDKSFDLPY, encoded by the coding sequence ATGCAAACTATCAGTATTTCAAACGTAATGGGCCATATCGGTAGCGATCCAGTATTCTCTACCCTGCCTAATGGAACACTTAAAACAACTGTATCAATTGCAACTAATATCGGTACTGGTGATAAACAGAAAACTCAATGGCATACAGCAATCTTCTGGGGGAAAGCTGCGGAAGCTGCTCAAAAGCTCAAAAAAGGTGATGGCCTGTATGTCACTGGTGTTCTTGAATACCGTAAGTGGACCGATGCAAATACTGGCGCACCACGCGAAAAATCTGAAATTAATGTTCAGCAGTTCAGTAAGGTGGATAACCCACTTCAAACGATCAACCAGATCAATATTCTGGGGAATCTGGGCAGCGATGCTCAGTTCAAAGCTTTCAGCGATAATGCTAGAACTACGATCTCAATTGCAACCAACTCAGGTTATGGCGATAAGCAAAAAACCCAATGGCATACTGTGATCCTCTGGGGCATAGCAGCAGAAATCACATCTAAGCTTAAGAAAGGTGATTCACTATTTGTATCTGGCTATATTGATTATCGCAAGTGGATTGATACCAACTCAGGTCAGAACCGTGAAAAGGCAGAAATCCACGCTCAGCAGTTCAGTATTATTAGCGGTGAAACAGGTCAGATCAGCAGTCACAGCAAAGGCAATGCACAACAACAGCCAAAGCAGTCACAAGGCTATGCGAATCTAAATAATCAAGGCAATGCGAATGCAGAACCCCACCCACAAGATTTTGCGCCGTTTGATCCCAACTACAGCCCAGAAGATTTAGGAAATGTAGATAAGTCTTTTGATCTACCTTACTGA
- a CDS encoding IS30-like element ISAba125 family transposase, translating to MEYIKLSYHHLNFEDRTALMLESRKEGFSARKFAELIKRHPSTIYRELKRNSINDVYQARYASDNTFARRRRGHRKLKIDSILWKFIVEAIRCLWSPQQIAKRLKTFPDLDQTMNVSHTTIYSTIRALPKGELKKDLLSCLRHENKKRKANGEPKKDSILQDIKTIHERPAEVQERKIPGHWEADLIKGKDNKSSIATLIERNTRLCILATLPDAKAESVRKALTEALKYLPAELRKTLTYDRGREMAEHKILEEDLGIDVYFCDPHSPWQKGTCENMNGLIRQYLPKGIDLNQADQHYLNQVAMSLNTRPRKALDWLTPLEKFAQLVDYHKTFQTVAPHV from the coding sequence ATGGAGTATATAAAATTGTCATACCATCATCTTAACTTTGAAGATCGTACTGCATTAATGCTTGAGTCAAGAAAAGAAGGCTTTTCAGCCAGAAAATTTGCTGAACTCATTAAAAGACATCCTAGTACGATCTATCGTGAGCTTAAAAGAAATAGCATCAATGACGTTTATCAAGCTCGATATGCTTCTGATAACACCTTCGCTAGACGTAGACGTGGTCACAGAAAACTCAAAATCGATTCAATCCTCTGGAAATTTATTGTTGAAGCGATCCGTTGTTTATGGTCTCCTCAGCAAATAGCAAAGCGTTTAAAGACATTTCCTGATTTGGATCAAACAATGAATGTAAGCCATACAACGATTTATTCAACGATACGAGCATTACCAAAGGGTGAGTTGAAAAAAGACTTATTATCCTGTCTGCGTCATGAAAATAAAAAGCGAAAAGCTAACGGTGAACCTAAAAAAGATTCTATATTACAGGATATTAAAACTATTCATGAGCGCCCAGCCGAAGTTCAAGAAAGAAAAATACCGGGTCATTGGGAAGCTGATTTAATTAAAGGTAAAGACAATAAAAGTTCGATAGCAACACTTATTGAACGAAATACACGGCTCTGTATCTTGGCAACATTACCTGATGCAAAGGCAGAATCAGTGCGCAAGGCTTTAACTGAAGCTCTGAAATATTTACCTGCAGAACTGCGTAAAACGTTGACCTATGACCGTGGACGCGAGATGGCAGAACATAAAATACTTGAAGAAGATTTAGGCATAGATGTATATTTCTGTGACCCACATTCACCCTGGCAAAAAGGCACATGCGAAAATATGAATGGTTTAATTAGGCAATATTTACCTAAAGGGATTGATTTAAATCAGGCAGATCAGCATTATTTAAATCAAGTTGCCATGTCACTGAATACTCGTCCTAGAAAAGCGTTAGATTGGCTTACACCATTAGAGAAATTTGCTCAGCTTGTTGATTATCATAAGACTTTTCAAACTGTCGCACCTCATGTTTGA
- a CDS encoding ParB/RepB/Spo0J family partition protein: MTTEAKKTATSLYAMSKVDKENVRRRDQMMVSPEMLVVEEGFNVRGVGMSQEEYWQQEHVQEHVNNLAQAYEAGDYVPPIVVKFRESDQKAVVRDGHHRLKALKALLEREVPIQFVNVVEYKGDEAKQQLLMLKSSNSLQLSAVEKAEIFHRLHAYGYNPDEIATQVGHSVQHVYQMLRIYDLPLEKKRLIQQKKLSVNNALAETSTRAKKFTPPKKAVKQVLELLTVKAEIQGDVVKAEIPLELWQQLMAPESLNQSTTEQESMDGVELESSTVN; encoded by the coding sequence ATGACTACAGAAGCTAAAAAAACCGCTACTTCCCTTTATGCTATGTCTAAAGTAGACAAAGAAAATGTTCGCCGCCGTGATCAAATGATGGTTAGCCCTGAAATGCTAGTCGTTGAAGAAGGTTTCAACGTGCGTGGCGTGGGAATGAGCCAAGAGGAATACTGGCAGCAAGAACACGTTCAAGAACATGTCAACAATCTGGCACAGGCTTATGAGGCCGGCGACTATGTTCCGCCTATCGTGGTGAAATTCCGTGAGTCGGATCAGAAGGCCGTAGTGCGCGATGGACACCATCGATTAAAGGCCCTGAAAGCCCTTTTAGAACGCGAAGTACCAATTCAATTCGTCAATGTAGTCGAATATAAGGGTGATGAAGCGAAGCAGCAGCTTCTTATGCTCAAATCCAGTAACTCTCTGCAATTATCAGCAGTAGAGAAGGCTGAGATTTTCCACCGTCTACATGCGTATGGCTATAACCCTGACGAGATTGCAACTCAGGTAGGCCACTCTGTACAGCACGTTTACCAGATGTTGCGTATTTACGATCTTCCACTTGAGAAGAAACGCTTAATTCAGCAGAAGAAACTTAGCGTGAATAACGCCTTGGCTGAAACTAGCACCCGAGCGAAAAAGTTCACTCCACCGAAGAAAGCTGTAAAGCAAGTACTTGAGCTTTTAACTGTAAAGGCTGAAATCCAAGGTGATGTCGTTAAAGCAGAAATCCCACTGGAATTATGGCAGCAGCTCATGGCCCCAGAATCGCTTAATCAGTCTACTACCGAACAAGAATCAATGGACGGCGTAGAACTGGAAAGCAGTACTGTCAATTAA